The window CCGGCCGGGTGAACTCCTTCGAGGGCTTGAACAGTTCCGGCGCGATCATCAGCGCGGAGGGCGTCGACAGGTTACGCATCACCCGCGTCTTGATCAGGTTGATGTCGATGGCCTTGAAGAAGGCTTCGCGCACCCGGATGTCCTTGAACGGGTTCTTGCCCTTGACGCTGGAACTCAGCAACTCGTCGCGAACCTGGTCCATGCCGAGGAAAATGGTGCGCAGCTCCGGCCCGATCAGAACGGTGGCGTTGGCGCTGTTCTTGATGCGCTCGATGTCCTGGATCGGCACCGGCTCGATCACATCCACCTCGCCCGACAGCAGCGCGGCGACCCGGGTGGCATCGGACTTGATCGAGGTGAACACGATTTCCTTGAGGTTATGTTCCGGCTTGCGCCACCAGTTCGGGTTCGGCTTGAACACCGTCTTCACGCCGGCCTGGTGGCTCTCGACCATGAAGGCGCCGGTGCCGTTAGCATTCAGCGCGGCATAGGTGGGAGAGGTGGCCGATGACGGCGTCGGCGCGATGGCGTTGTTGGCTTCGGCCCACTTCTTGCTCATGATGTACCAGACGTCCCAGGATGACGTCAGGATCGGGTTGGGCGTCGTCAGCACGAAATCGACGGTATAATCGTCGACCTTCACCACCTTGGTGCCGGCCGGAATGCGCGTCTGCATGTTGGATCCGGGCGCGCGCACGCGATCCGCAGAGAACACCACGTCGTCGGCGGTGAAGTCTTCGCCATTGTGGAACTTGACGCCCTTGCGCAAATGGAAGCGCCAGCGGGTCGGCTCCGGCGTCTCCCAGCTCTCGGCCAGTGCCGGGATGATCTGCAGGGTCTTGTCGCGCGCGACCAGCCCTTCGTAGATGTGGCCGATATGGGCGTGGGTGGTGGTTTCGTTCAGGGTGTAGGGATCGAGCGACTTGAGGTCGCCTTGGTTGGCGTAGCGCAGCGTCTGGGCGGACGCAGAGCCTGCGGCACATTGAAACGCGGCGACGGCGACAGCGAACGCGAAGGTACGAAACGGCATCATCCAACATCTCCGCTGAACGTACGAAGCAAAAACGACACATAGCCTCGGGTCGTACGCGGCCCAAGGTGGCGTAGCATGCCATCCATGTTGCCAGAGTTGTTGAGGCAAGCAAGCCGGATTTGGCGGCGGGCCGTGACCGTGTCTTGTGCAGCGCACTCATTCGCAAACGGCTAAATTCCAATGAATTTTGAAACGCTGTCGTAATGCACTGGACATACGTCAAGTTCATTGCCGTGGAGTGGCGGCAAGTACAGCGGCGTGCAAAAGCCAGCGCCGACGGTCAAGATGTTGATCGCGATGTCACTGCTGGTGCGCTCCCCGACATATCAAAAACGTCTGAATATCGACTGCGCGACGATATTGGTGCGGGCGTCCGCTCCTGATACCCAGGAGGACATGAGTGACACGCCACACGCCCTGATCCTGGATCTTCTGGAGTGGCTGGCAAAAGGCCCCAAGCCCTATGCCGAGGTGATGGACGCCTGGCGCACAAGCTGTCCGCGGCTGTCCATCTGGGAGGACGCGATCGAGCAGGGCCTGGTTCGGCGCCGACGGAATGAAGGCGAAGGACCATTGGTCGAGTTGACCGATGCTGGGCGGGCCGCGCTCCATCGTGGCCGGCCGGTTGATCGGCCGGACAAGGACATCGGCGCGGATCAGGGACGGGCGGGCGCATGAAGATCACGATTCTCGACGACTGGTTCGATACGCTGCGAACGCTACCCTGCTTCGGCAAGCTCGCCGGCCACGACGTCCAGATCTGGAACGATCACATCGATGACGTGGACGTGTTGGCCGATCGCCTGCGGCAGACCGAGGTTCTGGTTCTGATTCGCGAACGCACCGCGATCCGCGATGCACTCTTGCAGCGCCTGCCGCACCTGCGTCTGATCAGCCAGCGCAGTGTCTATCCGCATATCGATATCGACGCGTGCACCCGCTTGGGTGTGATCGTGTCGTCGAGCCAGCACGAGGGAACGCCATCCTACGCGGCCGCGGAATTGACTTGGGCCTTGATCCTGGCGTCGATGCGTGACCTGCCGCGACAGATGGCCGCGCTGAAAGCCGGTCAGTGGCAGGTCGGCGTCGGACACACCCTGCGGGGCCGGACACTTGGCATCTACGGTTATGGCCGGATCGGCCGTGCGGTCGCCGGATACGGCAAGGCGTTCGGCATGAATGTTCAGATTTGGGCCAGCGAGGCGTCACGCGCGCGTGCGCGTGCCGATGGAGAGGCCGTCGCCGACAGCAAGAGCGCGTTCTTTCAGACATGCGACGTGATCTCGCTCCACATGCGGCTATTCCCCGCCACGCGCGGCATTGTCACGGCAGACGATCTCGCGCAGATGAAATCGACCGCGCTCCTGGTCAACACCAGCCGCGCAGGTCTGGTCGCGCCGGGTGCGCTGGTCGCGGCATTGCGCGCGGGGCGTCCCGGTTCGGCGGCGATCGATGTGTTCGACAAGGAGCCGCTGCGCGATCCCGGCGATCCGCTGCTCAACATGCCGAATGTCGTCTGCACGCCGCATATCGGTTACGTGACGCACGAAGAGTATGAGATCCAGTTCACCGACATCTTCGATCAGGTCGTCGCCTATGTCGCGGGCGCTCCGATCAATGTGGTGAATCCCGAGGTGCTAACGCAGCCGGGGCTGGCGCCGCCGATCAGGTGATCGGGACGGGCGGATTCACTCTCATTTGTCGCTGGCATTCGCGGCCCCGCCATTCGGAGGAGCTTTCGTCCGGCTGTTCTGGCGTGCGCCGCCGGGGTAACCAACCTTCTGGTTGATCCGAAGCCTGCAGTGCAGGCGCTTCCCGTCCGGCAGAGGAGCCGCGCATGCCCCCCAAAACGCAGGCTGATGCTGATCCATGGGAGATGTCGCCGGATATTCCCAAAAGCCCGTCGAAAGTCCGTTAGGAACTGGAGACGTTTCTGTCCAAGGCTGACGTCGATCAGCTGATTCGTCCGACACCGGTGACCTACGGCAAGAATATCTTTGTCGCCTATCCGGGGTTTCTCGCCTGGCTGAATTCCATGATGACATTCGGCATCACGGAAATATCCGCGGCAAGGTCGAGCGCTACAAGCTGAAGAAGGCG is drawn from Bradyrhizobium prioriisuperbiae and contains these coding sequences:
- a CDS encoding ABC transporter substrate-binding protein, translated to MPFRTFAFAVAVAAFQCAAGSASAQTLRYANQGDLKSLDPYTLNETTTHAHIGHIYEGLVARDKTLQIIPALAESWETPEPTRWRFHLRKGVKFHNGEDFTADDVVFSADRVRAPGSNMQTRIPAGTKVVKVDDYTVDFVLTTPNPILTSSWDVWYIMSKKWAEANNAIAPTPSSATSPTYAALNANGTGAFMVESHQAGVKTVFKPNPNWWRKPEHNLKEIVFTSIKSDATRVAALLSGEVDVIEPVPIQDIERIKNSANATVLIGPELRTIFLGMDQVRDELLSSSVKGKNPFKDIRVREAFFKAIDINLIKTRVMRNLSTPSALMIAPELFKPSKEFTRPGFDPAQSKKLLAEAGYPDGFEVGMDCPNDRYVNDEAICQAVVGMLARVGIKVNLLAQPKQLYFAKVFKQGGYQATLYLLGWTPATMDSHNVMYDILGCRDDASSSRGEANLGGYCNKKVDALTDQVLVESDLAKRDQMIKQAFQLVIDDYGYIPLHQQSLAWGVSKNVKLTQRADNQVLLYWATKDAKD
- a CDS encoding D-2-hydroxyacid dehydrogenase family protein; this encodes MKITILDDWFDTLRTLPCFGKLAGHDVQIWNDHIDDVDVLADRLRQTEVLVLIRERTAIRDALLQRLPHLRLISQRSVYPHIDIDACTRLGVIVSSSQHEGTPSYAAAELTWALILASMRDLPRQMAALKAGQWQVGVGHTLRGRTLGIYGYGRIGRAVAGYGKAFGMNVQIWASEASRARARADGEAVADSKSAFFQTCDVISLHMRLFPATRGIVTADDLAQMKSTALLVNTSRAGLVAPGALVAALRAGRPGSAAIDVFDKEPLRDPGDPLLNMPNVVCTPHIGYVTHEEYEIQFTDIFDQVVAYVAGAPINVVNPEVLTQPGLAPPIR